In Gimesia panareensis, the genomic window GCTATCTGCTGACAGAAATGTCCACGACCGAGAGACTCGCCTTTCTGGAAGAACTTCAGGCAGTTGGCCTGACAACACTGGCGATTTCGCATCATCACTATGATTCAGCAGTGAATCGGCGGATCATGAATCTTGAAATCGACATCGCGAAGATTTCCAAATGTCTCACTGGTCAGCCCGATCGGTTCCCCTCACTCTCCATGCGTCTGATCTGCGTCCTGCAGAAAGCAGGCATCGAAAGTCAGTCTGCCATCCGAAACTATCTTGACTGGGCTGCCTCTCTGAAGATTCGCGAAGTCTGTTTCAAAGAATTATATGTCTCTACCAGTGTGGAATCGGTTTACTTTTCCCGCCCCGCCAATGAATGGAGCGAAGCCCATCAGGTACCACTTCAGCTGCTCTTGGATTACTTCCAGCAGGAGCAGTGGGTGCGGATTGGAGAGCTCCCCTGGGGCGCACCGATTTATACAGGAATGATCAAGGGGGTCCCAATGAAAGTCGCCGCCTATACCGAACCCAGCCTGCTCTGGGAACTGAACCAAGGTCTCTGCCGCAGCTGGAACATCATGGCTGACGGACGCTGTCTGACCTCGCTGGAAGATCGCAGGAGTGAAATACAGATCGTATGAACTACCAGGAATACCGGGCAGCGAAAGAGGGTTATCTCCAGTCAGATCCACTTCGCCTTGATTGTATGAATACGCAGAAAGCCTTGAGCTTCCTTGCTCCCTCCTGCAGTAGCAGCGAAAAAACATTTTCCCCCCAGGCAGCACTCTCTATCTGGCAGGATGTTGCCGGTTTCGATCTCACAGATCTGAAAATCATTCCCGGCAAAGGTGTCCGTGAACTTCTCGCACACCTGATTGAACAACTGAAACAGGAGCAGGTTGAATTCATCTTCCCCCGTGATGTCTATCCCATCTATCATCAGCTTCTGTCAGGTTACCCCTGTCAGCAATATCGTACTTTCCCGCAGTGGGAGTGGGATTTCCTGACCAACTCACCAGAGCACCGGCAGGTCCTGCTGCTGACACAACCTGCGGTTCCCGTCGGCCGCTACCTGCATTCTCAGGAAATCACCGCCGTCCTGAACTGGTTGTCCGCCGATCAGAGAAGACTGTTGATTGTCGATGCGGCGTACGCCTATGAACCAAATCACAGTATCTACCACCAACTGTTGCAGTCAGGTCAATGCGTCTGCCTGTTTTCGCTCTCCAAACCATGGTTGCTGCCAGAACAGTTTGGCCTCGCAGTCAGTCACCGGGAACAGCTCGCCGATAAGTCACTCCTCTCAAACGATTTCTCCACAGACTGGGTCGCCCCGTTCCGACAGCACGCCACCCTGCCAGCGAAGCTGAGCGCCCTCTTTACTACGGAATGGAACCAGTTGGACAATGCGATACACCAATTCGCTCCTGACTGGCAACCACCACAATCTGCCTATTACTCAACCGTTAACATCTCCTTCGAACAGCTCCTGGAGGAACATAACACCCTGGGCGTGCCTGCCACTGTTTTCGGCTCTGACCGCACCGATGCCACCGTCATCTCCTGTCTGTTCCACATCCAACAACGGAGCCTGACCGATGTTTGACAGCCTGGAACGTTGCCTGCAACTCTATGAAGATGCACAGTTTTATGAAGAGGAATTTGAGGACCGTTCGTATGATATCCCCTTTTTCCTCGAATCAGCCAGACAGTGTGGCGCCCCAGTACTGGAACTGGGATGCGGTTCAGGCAGAATCACCATTCCGATTGCCCGTGCAGGAATCGACATCGACGGCATCGATCTCTCTGCCCCCATGCTCGCAAAAGGAAAAATCAAAGCCGCTGCTGCCGGATGCGATCAGATCCGGTTCCAGCAGGGTAACTTCAGCCAGTTTGTCATGCCTCGCGATTACAAACTCATTTTCTGTGCCACCAATGCCCTGCAGCATCTGTTGGAGAATCAGCAGATCGACGACTGCTTTGCATCGGTTCGTCAATGTCTTGCCCCCACCGGACTGTTCGTGATCGATGTCTTTAACCCGGATCGCACAAAACTGGCGCGCCGCTGGGATCAACGCTATCTGTTCAAAGAAATGCAGACGCAGACGCACGGAAAACTCTCCGTTTTTGCCCGCAGCGAATATCATCCCGCCAGTCAGATTCTACGATTCCAGCTTGATTATCGACGGCAGGCGGAC contains:
- a CDS encoding PLP-dependent aminotransferase family protein, which encodes MNYQEYRAAKEGYLQSDPLRLDCMNTQKALSFLAPSCSSSEKTFSPQAALSIWQDVAGFDLTDLKIIPGKGVRELLAHLIEQLKQEQVEFIFPRDVYPIYHQLLSGYPCQQYRTFPQWEWDFLTNSPEHRQVLLLTQPAVPVGRYLHSQEITAVLNWLSADQRRLLIVDAAYAYEPNHSIYHQLLQSGQCVCLFSLSKPWLLPEQFGLAVSHREQLADKSLLSNDFSTDWVAPFRQHATLPAKLSALFTTEWNQLDNAIHQFAPDWQPPQSAYYSTVNISFEQLLEEHNTLGVPATVFGSDRTDATVISCLFHIQQRSLTDV
- a CDS encoding class I SAM-dependent methyltransferase, encoding MFDSLERCLQLYEDAQFYEEEFEDRSYDIPFFLESARQCGAPVLELGCGSGRITIPIARAGIDIDGIDLSAPMLAKGKIKAAAAGCDQIRFQQGNFSQFVMPRDYKLIFCATNALQHLLENQQIDDCFASVRQCLAPTGLFVIDVFNPDRTKLARRWDQRYLFKEMQTQTHGKLSVFARSEYHPASQILRFQLDYRRQADDIQVKVKDVEMRCLFPDELDEFCQRHGFTIIQKFGNYQSDPFTADSAKQILMCRAAPTS